CTCGTCGTGCCGGTGCCCGACAGCGGCGTTCCCGCCGCCATCGGCTATGCCCAACAATCGGGCGTGCCGTTCGAACTCGGTATCATCCGCTCGCACTATGTCGGGCGCACCTTCATCCAGCCATCGGACAGCGCGCGCCATTCGGGCGTAAAGCGCAAGCACAACGCCAATCGCGGGCTTGTTGCCGGCAAGAAGATCGTGCTGATCGACGATTCCATCGTGCGCGGCACCACCAGCCTCAAGATCGTCGAAATGATGCGCGAGGCAGGCGCGAGCGAGGTGCATTTCCGCGTCGCCAGCCCGCCCACAGCGCACAGCTGTTTCTACGGGGTCGACACGCCCGAACGCTCCAAGCTGCTCGCCGCTCGCATGGAGCTCGAACCGATGTGCGAATTCATCAAGGCGGACAGCCTCGCCTTCATCTCGATCGATGGACTGTATCGCGCTGTTGGCTCCAAAGGGCGCGACAAGAAGTGTCCGCAATTCTGCGATGCGTGCTTCACCGGCGAGTATCCGACGTCGCTCACCGACCATAGCGAGCAAAAGCCCGCCGAACTGCCCTTTGCTGACCCGAAAGCAGCATAAACCATGACAGACACGAAACCGCTTGAAGGGCAGACAGCTCTCGTCACCGGCGCGAGCCGGGGCATTGGCGCTGCCACCGCGATTGCATTGGCTAAGGCCGGAGCCCATGTCATACTCGTCGCGCGCAAGGTGAAGGCGCTGGAGGCGGTCGAAGACGAGATTCACGCCGCCGGCGGAACATCGACAATCGCGCCGCTGGACCTTACCGAACCGGATTCGGTCGCGCGCCTGGCCGCGGCAATCAGGGGGCGCTGGGATGCGCTCGATATCCTCGTATTATCCGCAGCTTATTTGCCAGAGCTCACACCGCTTTCGCAGATCGACCCCAAGCAGTTCAATCAGGCGCTTCTGACCAACGTCGTCTCAACGCAGGCGCTGCTGTCTGCTTTCGACCCGATGTTGCGTAAGGCGAAGAACGGGCGGGTGATCGGGCTGACGAGTTCGGTCGGAGCGAGCCCGCGTGCCTTCTGGTCTGCGTACGGATCGACTAAGGCCGCGTTCGACAACTTGCTCGAAAGCTATGCGGCGGAGGTCGAAAAGCTAAGCCCGTTGCGCGTCGCAATCGTCGATCCGGGCGCAACCCGAACCGAAATGCGTGCCCGCGCTTATCCGGGTGAGAAGCCGGAATCTGTTAAGCCACCGGAAGTCGTGGCGTCACGAATCGTCCAGCTGCTCCAGGAAGATTTCGAGACTGGCCACCGCGAGCGCGTGAAAGGCTGATTTCAGGCCCGGCCCAACGCTTCGAAATTCTGGTAACTCCTCCATTAACTCTGCTTCGCAATCGGCCGGAAAGGCTGGGCGTACAATGTGCGATTCGACCAACTCGAGAAGACCATTCGGCGAAGAGACCCACCGCTGATTGAATGAGGCTTTGCACGGCTATGCCTACCGAATACGACACTTACAGAGTTGCCGCGCAGGAAGACCGCTGCTCACCGCGCACCAAGCTCACCATCCCTGCCACTCTTCGGGCATCTGGTGGGCGCGCTTTCCAGAGCGTGGTTCACGACCTGTCGATCTCCGGCTTTTCGGCCGCGTCGATCAACCGGATGCATGAAGGCCAGGTCTGCTGGTTGACGCTTCCGGGGCTCGAATCGCTCCAGGCCGAGGTTGTCTGGTGGGACAATTGCATCGTCGGCTGCGCGTTCAGCGAATTGCTGAGCCCGATCGTCCACGACAATATCCTGCAGCGTTACAGCAATACCGGGATCTATCGTACCGCGATCTGAGCTGCCGGGTTTCGTTCGTGCCTAGTCGGCCTCTGCGACGACTTTCATCGCGGTCATGAACATCTTCTCTCGCTCGGGTCCGCCACTCGCCCGCGACCAGTTGCCGATATAGGCGAAGACGAGCCCCTTGTCGGGTACGAGCGTGATGCCCTGCCCAAAGATGCCCTGCGCGCCGAAGGTGTTTCCGGGATAGGTCCACCACTGGTAGCCATAGCCAAAGCCGCTGTCGCCGAAATCGACGAGCGAGTCCCCCGCCTCGTCGAACCAGCCATCGGGTACGGCCCCCTTTCCGCCTTCGAGCGCAAACTGTCCCATCCGGGCATATTCCGATAGCCGCAGCGACAGGCAACACCCGCCGATATTTCCGCCGCGCGGGTCGGTCATCCAGAACATCGATCCGGCAAAACCAGCCGGTTCGACGATCTTCGTCTGCGCATATTCGGCGAGCGGCATACCCACTGCATTCTCGACCAGCAGGCCGATTAGGTTGGTCTCGCCGGTTTTGTAGACCCACTTCTCGCCCGGAGGAGCTTCGCGCTCCAGCGTCTTCATCTGGGCCACGATCGCGTCGGGGCCGTATTCGACCACGAAACGGTTCATCTGCGCCACGTCGCTGTTCGGATCGGTGTAATCCTCGTTCCACGCAACGCCGCTCGTCATGGTTGCGATCTGGCGCACTGTGACAGGGTCGTAGGCCGAGCCCTTGAGCTCAGGAATATATTTGATGATCGGATCGTCGAGGCTTTCGATGAAACCATCTTTCACCGCCGCACCGAGAAGGGTCGAGGTGAAGCTTTTCGCTACCGAGAAACTGGTCCAGCGATCGTTCGGACCTAGTCCGAGGCGGTATTCTTCGAACCGCACGGCACCGTCTTCGACAATCATGAGACCGGCAGTGTTCGTCTCTTCCATCATGGCTCGCAATTCGGACTGCAATCCTTCGCTGAATGGTTCGCCTTCGGCAAAAGACCGTGTCGCGCTTGCGGCGGGGACTTCGTGTCCGGCAAACCAGCTTTCCATGTCGCGGAAGCGCGCCGAACGTTGCTCGTCGTTCCAGAAAAGCACCTGCAAATCGGACAGATCGCGCTCGGGCGGAGTGACGAGCTTGACCTGTGAGAGCACAGGCTCCGCAGTCGCCGTGTTCGTATCCGAATAACCGCCCGCACACCCCGCCAGCGCCAATGCCACGATGCTCGAAACCAAAGCCTTGCGGATCACCATTCTCACTCTCCCCTCTTTACCAGCGTGACCTGGTGCACATCGATATTCCCGGCCATGAAGCCGCCCTCGCAATAGGACAGGTAATAGCGCCACAGCCGCACGAACCGATCATCGAATCCTTGCGGCAGGCGGCCTTCGGAAAGCGCGCGGTCGAACCGTTCGCGCCATTCGCGCAAGGTCGCGGCGTAATCCTGCCCGAAATCGACCTGGTCGCGCCATTCGAGGCCTCGCTCTTCTGCAAGCGCGCGAAACTCGCTCGACTTGATCAGCATTCCGCCGGGAAAGACATAAGCTTGGATGAAGTCGGCCGAACCGGCGTAGTCTTCAAACAGGTCGTCAGCCATCGAGATGTACTGGATTGCCGCGCGACCGCCGGGTTTCAGGTTTCGCGCAACGCAGTCCATGAAGGTCGGCCAGTATTCGCGGCCCAGCGCCTCGACCATTTCGCAGCTGGCGATGGCATCGAATTGCTCGTCGACGTCGCGGTAGTCCTGCTTGCGGAAGTCGATTGCGGCAGAGCGGTGCGCGCGCGCGTAATGCAATTGTTCGTCGGAGAGGCTGATCGCGGTCACATCGGCACCCGAGCGCGCCAATTCCTGCGCTAGAGCGCCCCATCCGCAGCCGATTTCGAGCACGGTGCGGGGATTCCCGAGCCGCTCTGACAGGGCGGCGAGCTTGCGTTGCTGCGCCGCCTCAAGCCCGCCTTCGTCCATGCCGAGCGCACTCGAATAGGTCATGCTCTCATCGAGCCATGACCCGTAGAAATCGTTGCCGAGGTCGTAATGCGCGGAGATGTTGCGCGCCGAGCCTTCGCGGTCGTTGCGGTTGAGGCTGTGCGCGATTTGCGCAGCGCGTTTGAACGCACCCGAACTGCGCGCCGTGTTGCCTAGAGTGCGCGCATTATCGCCCATCACCGCGAACAACCGCGCGTGGCAATCCGCCTCCCACTCGCCGGCCTCATAGGCCTGAAACCAGCCGACCGAACCGTTCGTCGCGAGCCGCAACAGCGCCCGCCAATCCTTGAGCCATACCTCGGCATTGAAACCGTCACAGCGCCCGCCAAGCACGCGAGTGTTTCCGTCGGGAAGGTGGGCGGTGATCGACCCGCGCTCCAACCCTGCATCCACCCGGTCGAGCACCTTGCCGAAGCCGGGCGCGAAAAGGCGCGAGAAAAACCCCGGTTGCGGCGCAAACCTCGCGCCGCCGCTGAGCAATGGCTCGCCTCTCATCCCCTGCACGCTCATGCCCCCTATGTGGCGAAGCGATGCGCGTTCAGCAAGCGGGGATCAGCGGTCACTCGCCCTTCATCGCGCGGTATGCGGCGAGCGCGCGTTCGCGGGCCTCTTTGTGGCCGATGATCTTGCACGGATATTCGCCGCGTTTCTCATCGGCAGGATCGTGGATTTCCTCGTCCGAAAGACCAGTGAGTTCGGGCACATATTCGCGGATGTAGTCCGCCGCGCCGAATTTTTCCGATTGCGAGAGCGGCGCCATGATGCGCGGGAACATGTTGGAATCGACCCCGGTGCCGGAAACCCACTGCCAGTTGGTCCCGTTCGATCCGTAGTCCGCATCGACCAGCGTGTCCCAGAACCATTCCTCGCCCTTGGTCCAGTGGATCAGCAGGTGCTTGATGAGGAAGCTCGCCGCGATCATCCGCACGCGGTTGTGCATCCAGCCGGTCTGCCACAGCTGGCGCATCCCGGCATCGACGATCGGATAGCCGGTCATGCCTTTCTGCCACGCCTTGAGGTCGCTTGCGGCGTCCTTGTCACTATCCGGATCGCGCCATTTGAGCTTGTCGAACTGGTCGCGGTAATTCTCGCGCGGATAGGCGGGGAACTGGCAGATGACATTCTGCGCATAATCCCGCCATACGAGCTCGCTCTCGTAGCTGTCCCAGCCTTCCGAACGCTTGTGCTTCAGCGCATGACAGATCTGCACCGGCGAGATTTCGCCGAAATGGAGATGCGGCGACATGCGGGAGGAGCCATCGACACTCGGGAGATTGCGGGTGTCCTCGTAATCGGCGACGTCGTCTTCCCATTCCTCGAGGCGTTTGTGCGCTGTCTCCTCGCCGACCTTCCAGAAATCCGCGATCCCGCCCGACCAGTCGGGATTTTTGGGCAGGAGGTTCCAGTCGGCCAGCTCGTCGCTCGCGGGCCAGCTTTCGGGAGAGGAGAGCGTCTCGGGTTCGGGCACGCAGTCGCGCGGCGGAAACTTCGATTTCGTGGCTTTGTAGAACGGCGTGTAGATCTTGTACGGATCACCCGATCCGGTGGTGATGAAGCCCGGCGGGAAGAGGTAGTTTGC
The Erythrobacter sp. THAF29 DNA segment above includes these coding regions:
- a CDS encoding SDR family oxidoreductase; this encodes MTDTKPLEGQTALVTGASRGIGAATAIALAKAGAHVILVARKVKALEAVEDEIHAAGGTSTIAPLDLTEPDSVARLAAAIRGRWDALDILVLSAAYLPELTPLSQIDPKQFNQALLTNVVSTQALLSAFDPMLRKAKNGRVIGLTSSVGASPRAFWSAYGSTKAAFDNLLESYAAEVEKLSPLRVAIVDPGATRTEMRARAYPGEKPESVKPPEVVASRIVQLLQEDFETGHRERVKG
- a CDS encoding PilZ domain-containing protein; its protein translation is MPTEYDTYRVAAQEDRCSPRTKLTIPATLRASGGRAFQSVVHDLSISGFSAASINRMHEGQVCWLTLPGLESLQAEVVWWDNCIVGCAFSELLSPIVHDNILQRYSNTGIYRTAI
- a CDS encoding serine hydrolase, with product MVIRKALVSSIVALALAGCAGGYSDTNTATAEPVLSQVKLVTPPERDLSDLQVLFWNDEQRSARFRDMESWFAGHEVPAASATRSFAEGEPFSEGLQSELRAMMEETNTAGLMIVEDGAVRFEEYRLGLGPNDRWTSFSVAKSFTSTLLGAAVKDGFIESLDDPIIKYIPELKGSAYDPVTVRQIATMTSGVAWNEDYTDPNSDVAQMNRFVVEYGPDAIVAQMKTLEREAPPGEKWVYKTGETNLIGLLVENAVGMPLAEYAQTKIVEPAGFAGSMFWMTDPRGGNIGGCCLSLRLSEYARMGQFALEGGKGAVPDGWFDEAGDSLVDFGDSGFGYGYQWWTYPGNTFGAQGIFGQGITLVPDKGLVFAYIGNWSRASGGPEREKMFMTAMKVVAEAD
- a CDS encoding cyclopropane-fatty-acyl-phospholipid synthase family protein, translated to MSVQGMRGEPLLSGGARFAPQPGFFSRLFAPGFGKVLDRVDAGLERGSITAHLPDGNTRVLGGRCDGFNAEVWLKDWRALLRLATNGSVGWFQAYEAGEWEADCHARLFAVMGDNARTLGNTARSSGAFKRAAQIAHSLNRNDREGSARNISAHYDLGNDFYGSWLDESMTYSSALGMDEGGLEAAQQRKLAALSERLGNPRTVLEIGCGWGALAQELARSGADVTAISLSDEQLHYARAHRSAAIDFRKQDYRDVDEQFDAIASCEMVEALGREYWPTFMDCVARNLKPGGRAAIQYISMADDLFEDYAGSADFIQAYVFPGGMLIKSSEFRALAEERGLEWRDQVDFGQDYAATLREWRERFDRALSEGRLPQGFDDRFVRLWRYYLSYCEGGFMAGNIDVHQVTLVKRGE
- a CDS encoding deoxyribodipyrimidine photo-lyase, with amino-acid sequence MSAPQILWLRRDLRMADNPALYHAAQKGPVVAVYVLDDEAPDHHKMGGASRWWLHHSLESLSKSFGKRNSQIVLRRGDAVEELTTVANAVGAKTVHANRHYEPWWRKAQGKLADAIELELYDANYLFPPGFITTGSGDPYKIYTPFYKATKSKFPPRDCVPEPETLSSPESWPASDELADWNLLPKNPDWSGGIADFWKVGEETAHKRLEEWEDDVADYEDTRNLPSVDGSSRMSPHLHFGEISPVQICHALKHKRSEGWDSYESELVWRDYAQNVICQFPAYPRENYRDQFDKLKWRDPDSDKDAASDLKAWQKGMTGYPIVDAGMRQLWQTGWMHNRVRMIAASFLIKHLLIHWTKGEEWFWDTLVDADYGSNGTNWQWVSGTGVDSNMFPRIMAPLSQSEKFGAADYIREYVPELTGLSDEEIHDPADEKRGEYPCKIIGHKEARERALAAYRAMKGE